From a region of the Drosophila virilis strain 15010-1051.87 chromosome 3, Dvir_AGI_RSII-ME, whole genome shotgun sequence genome:
- the Gug gene encoding arginine-glutamic acid dipeptide repeats protein isoform X7 yields the protein MAASTQGEIRVGPGHQVNDVYAKLPDYNPISSFPVDKETDERELEETRWSPGVVADGDLLMFLRAARSMAAFQGMCDGGLEDGCLAASRDDTTINALDVLHDSGYDPGKALQALVKCPVSKGIDKKWTEDETKKFIKGLRQFGKNFFRIHKDLLPHKDTPELVEFYYLWKKTPGANNNRPHRRRRQSALRRNRVTRANNTPPKKEDTPEPQAATTATAAASAAETANRSSPAVSKEENSSLTEDDASECDSDSSLTNKRDESPSRMRTRNKQQNNNNNNNSSSASAAGGGGNSAAAATAASSVNASANSSSAKDQSSGSASNNSNAVANGKRPKRGSDTPDAAAAAAAAVAGDSPKTPTKSVAEGSGNKRKGGKQDTPNKKKRTETDTNNSSSEQANNSTEDNIKEKQRKRPDSPVESMNSDSRPDSVLDDGESNTTDTDGRTAEQQSSKDSKEINCKEESGAVTLSGDLDSKSEVNEKSIKTETSCAEDNKDAIKNMDEETNIQAPSSIQPLSIKPTHVDGLLKDSSSLEAPQAAVAVAPIAMKVPTIATVEALNASVDRDRKEAIEKMEICENEAAARDPDLLKKLASIKQETLPQQQQQQQQQQQQQQQQQQQQQHQQQQQQQLGVPPVSAASGPMQEAVYIKKEPMEDSMDATCNQNSNEPQDLKVKIEIKNEDLKINASGLPPVSSAAPPPNAQLAGLHHGAVDGVNAEPLHLQHMPHGPTPQAPAGYLIDGQLKYGPPGQPPPQPPPQLHSDPGSGGVASATPQKYPGDMEMKYNEAAVKFEPSSGKFAPQELKYPVPPQLDPLKYSQEIQAAAAAAAAVGKYDMKYMIEQQGKYPVELAPPKPGYQEALKIPDVKPGFAHLPHNIGPSLDGPGSHKYAPSAQPGQPMDQQPPGATPPPGIAMPKPHYQHDVQTPPLGRPFEPAGLMLKYGDPLAGKYGPPQPQDLKYPMPPVSAAGGENLIKASPYGPPPESPIDASARSTPGQDSQGSNSNSNSQPPSSQPQQFQSPHPSPHMPSPAGGGLPPGMHPQNLISPHSHGPPPNSGAGSGPGPQPPTSLHQPISSTMSGQGGPPSLQHGLPPGPGGPHAQISVANSLSGVVSSLGAPTLSTMAPSHPMHPHMHPHQHPHLQSLQSLHRPHPDLPPSMHPHAPMAMSLQAPGPPPPHSHGHPLAPGHGQQQQQPGPGGPAGTVRTPSPAQQQQPPPRSLHEPLPTSREPPASHTSTAPTGSISGLSSGPGQGQGPGPMPHQSPHAHRTSPLPGLAHPSGLIGHPMPIHPHLAHLPPGHPAHAALAHPGHHLLSHSIAGLSHGGGPIALLAGPGGLGGLPESALSRRTPPSHLSHPHASSAPSTPHSVAISTSMSLTTTPNTVPSSAFSRASPSVQLSSGSAPAGPGGNSNSGTPNNSSAAAAAAAAAAAHRAASPASSVGSLSRQSPLHPVPQSPLSHHPSSSALSAAAAAVAERDRHALMRQQSPHMTPPPVSSASGLMASPLSKMYAPQPGQRGLGTSPPPHLRPGASPPVIRHPQMPLPLPLIAPGGGIPQIGVHPGQSPYPHPLLHPSVFYSPHHHNPFNSPYGYAPYGPGFPAYMKPPPPAGPLDPAAVMAAHHAGLSGPPPQSRQDEQNAAAAAAVAAEKQHAAAVAAAQQQHKTPQQQQQQQQQQQQQQQQQQQQQQQQHQQQQQQQQQQQQQQQQQQQQQQQQQQQQQPGGPQQNKPPTPKTPQGPGGMSVGMGGPGTPTGLPPGAYPGSHLAGYPPPPHSSPFAPQDGQQHGMKPTSHMDALRAHAHSANSAGMGGGHHPTEPLPIDIEPDPEPEIPSPTHNIPRGPSPEAKPDDTECHRSQSAIFVRHIDRGDYNSCTRTDLIFKPVTDSKLARKREERDRKLAEKERERRQQQQQQQQQQQQQQAAAAQQAAQQAKLKAELKPPYADTPALRQLSEYARPHVAFSPVEQMVPYHHPMGPMYSRERELEEIKNAQAAAASQSRLDPHWMEYYRRGIHPSQFPLYANPAISQMERERLGIPPPHHVGMDPGEHMIRLTREYHAHSHTHLHLPLHPQPQPPEAGFQLPPNVGQYPRPNMLIPREPHSDVLLRMSYADQLQYLQAAEFQRQSLHDQYFRQRPR from the exons GCAAAACTGCCCGATTATAATCCAATCTCAAGCTTCCCCGTTGACAAGGAAACCGATGAACGTGAACTAGAGGAAACAAGATGGAGTCCTGGCGTTGTGGCCGATGGCGACTTGTTAATGTTTCTGCGTGCGGCACGCTCCATGGCTGCATTTCAAGGAATGTGTGATGGCGGTTTAGAAGACGGTTGTTTGGCTGCCAGTCGCGACGACACAACAATTAACGCACTAGACGTG CTGCACGATTCTGGCTACGATCCAGGCAAAGCTCTACAAGCGCTCGTAAAGTGCCCCGTATCAAAGGGCATTGACAAGAAGTGGACCGAGGACGAAACGAAAAAGTTCATCAAGGGTCTACGACAATTTGGCAAGAATTTCTTTAGGATCCACAAGGACCTGCTGCCACACAAAGACACACCGGAGCTGGTCGAGTTCTACTATCTGTGGAAGAAGACGCCCGGTGCCAACAATAATCGCCCGCATCGGCGACGCAGACAGAGCGCCTTGCGTCGCAATCGTGTTACGCGCGCCAACAATACACCTCCCAAAAAGGAGGACACCCCGGAACCACAAGCtgcgacgacggcgacggcggcggcgtcggctGCAGAGACGGCGAATCGCTCATCGCCCGCTGTCTCCAAGGAGGAGAACAGTTCTCTAACCGAGGACGACGCCAGCGAGTGTGACAGTGATTCGAGTCTGACCAACAAAAGGGATGAATCACCCTCAAGGATGAGGACGAGAAACAAacaacagaacaacaacaacaacaacaacagcagcagcgccagtgCAGCTGGTGGCGGTGGCAactccgctgctgctgctactgctgcctCCTCCGTCAACGCTTCTGCCAACAGCAGCTCCGCCAAGGATCAATCCTCGGGCTCAgcgagcaacaacagcaacgccgTGGCGAACGGCAAGCGACCCAAACGGGGCTCCGATACACcggatgctgccgctgccgcagcagccgctgttGCCGGCGACAGTCCCAAAACGCCCACCAAGAGCGTGGCCGAGGGATCCGGCAATAAGCGCAAGGGCGGCAAGCAGGACACGCCCAACAAGAAGAAGCGCACCGAAACGGAtaccaataacagcagcagcgagcagGCCAACAACAGCACCGAGGACAACATCAAGGAGAAGCAGCGCAAGCGACCGGACAGTCCAGTCGAGAGCATGAACTCCGACAGTCGTCCCGACTCTGTTCTGGACGATGGCGAGTCGAATACAACAGACACGGATGGCCGCACAGCGGAGCAGCAGTCCAGCAAGGACAGCAAGGAGATCAACTGCAAGGAGGAGAGCGGCGCTGTGACGCTGTCCGGCGATCTGGACTCCAAGTCGGAGGTCAATGAGAAATCGATCAAAACCGAAACGTCCTGCGCGGAAGACAACAAAGATGCCATCAAGAACATGGATGAGGAGACCAATATTCAAGCGCCCAGCAGCATACAGCCACTCAGCATCAAGCCCACGCACGTGGATGGTCTGCTAAAGGACTCCAGCTCCTTGGAGGCACCACaagctgctgttgcggttgcACCGATTGCAATGAAGGTGCCCACAATTGCCACCGTCGAGGCGCTCAATGCCTCTGTCGACCGTGATCGCAAGGAAGCCATTGAGAAAATGGAGATATGTGAGAATGAAGCGGCTGCACGTGATCCCGATCTGCTCAAGAAGCTCGCTAGCATCAAGCAGGAGACATtgcctcagcagcagcagcagcaacaacaacaacaacaacaacaacaacagcagcagcaacaacaacaacatcagcagcagcaacagcaacagctgggTGTGCCGCCAGTGTCAGCTGCCTCGGGGCCCATGCAGGAGGCTGTTTACATTAAAAAGGAGCCCATGGAGGACTCGATGGACGCCACATGCAATCAAAACAGCAACGAGCCGCAGGATCTCAAGGTTAAAATCGAAATCAAAAACGAGGATCTGAAAATAAATGCCAGCGGTCTGCCACCAGTCAGTTCCGCGGCGCCGCCGCCCAATGCCCAACTTGCTGGCCTGCATCATGGCGCCGTGGATGGTGTCAATGCGGAGCCACTGCATCTACAGCATATGCCACATGGACCAACGCCGCAGGCGCCCGCCGGTTATCTAATCGACGGGCAGCTTAAGTATGGACCACCCGGGCAACCGCCTCcacagccgccgccgcagctgcaCAGTGATCCGGGCAGCGGTGGGGTAGCGAGCGCAACGCCTCAGAAATATCCTGGCGATATGGAAATGAAGTACAACGAGGCGGCCGTCAAATTTGAGCCCAGCAGCGGTAAATTTGCGCCACAGGAGCTGAAGTATCCGGTGCCACCGCAACTGGATCCGCTCAAGTACAGCCAGGAGATTCAGgcagcggctgccgctgcggcAGCTGTGGGCAAATACGACATGAAGTACATGATCGAGCAGCAGGGCAAGTACCCGGTGGAGCTGGCACCGCCCAAACCGGGCTACCAGGAGGCGCTCAAGATACCCGATGTAAAGCCGGGCTTTGCCCATCTGCCGCACAACATTGGCCCGTCGTTGGACGGACCCGGTTCGCACAAATATGCGCCGTCAGCTCAGCCCGGCCAGCCGATGGATCAGCAGCCGCCGGGCGCGACACCACCGCCCGGCATTGCCATGCCCAAGCCGCATTATCAGCACGATGTGCAGACGCCACCGCTGGGGCGACCCTTTGAGCCCGCAGGCCTCATGCTCAAGTATGGTGATCCATTGGCCGGCAAATATGGGCCGCCACAGCCGCAGGATCTCAAGTATCCGATGCCGCCCGTGTCCGCTGCCGGCGGCGAGAATCTGATCAAAGCCTCGCCATATGGCCCGCCGCCAGAGAGTCCCATTGACGCCTCGGCGCGCTCCACGCCCGGCCAGGATAGCCAGGgcagcaatagcaatagcaattCGCAGCCGCCATCCTCACAGCCGCAGCAGTTCCAGTCGCCGCATCCCTCGCCGCACATGCCTTCGCCAGCTGGCGGCGGTTTGCCACCTGGCATGCATCCACAAAATCTCATCTCCCCGCACAGCCATGGACCGCCGCCGAATAGTGGCGCCGGTTCCGGTCCAGGTCCACAGCCGCCAACGTCGCTGCATCAGCCGATTAGCAGCACAATGTCGGGTCAGGGTGGACCGCCCAGTCTGCAGCATGGACTGCCGCCGGGCCCGGGTGGCCCACACGCACAAATATCGGTCGCCAATTCGCTGTCGGGCGTCGTCTCATCGCTGGGCGCGCCCACGCTTTCCACAATGGCGCCCTCGCATCCCATGCACCCGCACATGCATCCGCACCAGCATCCGCATCTGCAGTCGCTGCAGTCACTGCACCGACCGCATCCCGATCTGCCGCCATCCATGCATCCGCATGCGCCCATGGCCATGTCGCTGCAGGCGCCAGGTCCGCCGCCACCGCACAGCCACGGCCATCCGCTGGCGCCCGGCCacggacagcagcagcagcagccaggacCGGGTGGTCCAGCTGGCACAGTACGCACGCCTTCGccggcgcagcagcaacagccgccgcCGCGTAGCCTGCACGAGCCGCTGCCAACATCGCGTGAGCCGCCCGCCTCGCACACATCGACGGCGCCAACGGGGTCGATAAGCGGCCTGAGCTCCGGGCCGGGACAGGGCCAGGGACCGGGACCAATGCCACATCAGTCACCGCACGCGCATCGCACATCACCGCTGCCGGGTCTGGCGCATCCGTCTGGCCTCATAGGCCATCCGATGCCCATACATCCGCACTTGGCGCACCTGCCACCGGGTCATCCGGCGCACGCAGCGCTCGCGCATCCCGGCCATCATCTGCTCTCGCATTCGATAGCAGGGCTGAGCCATGGCGGCGGTCCCATTGCGCTCTTGGCGGGTCCCGGTGGACTGGGTGGCCTGCCCGAGTCGGCGCTCAGTCGACGCACACCGCCTAGCCATCTGTCGCACCCGCATGCCTCGTCAGCGCCCTCGACGCCGCACTCGGTGGCCATCTCGACGAGCATGTCGCTGACCACCACACCCAATACGGTGCCATCGTCCGCCTTTAGTCGCGCCAGTCCCAGCGTGCAACTCTCCAGCGGTTCCGCTCCAGCTGGCCctggcggcaacagcaacagtggCACGCCGAACAACTCGtccgcagctgccgctgctgcggccgcggCCGCTGCACATCGCGCCGCCTCGCCCGCTTCCAGTGTGGGCAGCCTGAGTCGCCAGAGTCCGCTGCATCCTGTGCCGCAATCGCCGCTGAGTCATCATCCCTCATCGTCGGCGTTGTCCGCCGCGGCGGCGGCCGTTGCCGAACGGGATCGGCATGCGCTGATGCGCCAACAGTCGCCGCATATGACGCCGCCGCCAGTGTCCAGCGCATCGGGTCTGATGGCCAGTCCGCTCAGCAAGATGTATGCACCGCAGCCGGGTCAGCGAGGATTGGGTACTTCGCCGCCGCCGCATTTGCGACCGGGCGCCTCGCCGCCGGTTATACGCCATCCACAgatgccgctgccgttgccgttgatTGCACCAGGCGGTGGCATACCGCAGATTGGCGTGCATCCTGGTCAGTCGCCGTATCCGCATCCGTTGCTACATCCCTCGGTCTTCTACTCGCCGCACCATCACAATCCCTTCAACTCGCCGTACGGCTATGCGCCCTATGGGCCTGGCTTCCCTGCCTATATGAAGCCGCCGCCACCAGCCGGTCCACTGGATCCCGCCGCTGTGATGGCGGCCCATCATGCTGGATTGTCTGGTCCGCCGCCGCAATCGCGTCAGGATGAACAgaatgcagcagctgccgccgcggTGGCTGCTGAAAAGCAACACGCGGCGGCAGTAGCCGCTgctcaacagcaacacaagacgccccagcagcagcagcaacagcagcagcaacaacaacaacaacagcaacagcagcaacaacaacaacaacaacagcatcaacaacaacaacaacagcagcagcaacaacaacagcaacaacagcagcaacaacagcaacaacaacagcagcagcagcagcagcaacctgGCGGTCCGCAACAGAATAAGCCGCCGACGCCAAAGACGCCGCAGGGACCTGGTGGCATGAGTGTCGGCATGGGCGGGCCAGGCACGCCAACAGGTCTGCCACCTGGTGCCTATCCGGGCTCTCACCTGGCCGGCtatccgccgccgccgcactCGTCGCCGTTTGCGCCGCAGGATGGACAGCAGCATGGCATGAAACCGACCTCGCACATGGATGCGTTGCGAGCGCACGCGCACTCGGCCAACTCTGCGGGCATGGGCGGTGGACATCATCCGACAGAGCCAT TGCCCATTGACATTGAGCCGGATCCGGAGCCGGAGATACCTAGCCCCACGCACAACATACCGCGCGGTCCCAGTCCCGAGGCGAAGCCCGACGATACCGAATGCCATCGCTCGCAGTCGGCCAT CTTTGTGCGGCACATCGATCGCGGCGACTACAACTCGTGCACGCGCACGGATCTGATCTTCAAGCCGGTGACCGACTCGAAGCTGGCGCGCAAGCGTGAGGAACGCGACCGTAAACTGGCCGAAAAGGAGCGCGAGAGAAGACAG cagcagcaacaacagcagcagcaacaacaacagcaacaggcagcTGCCGCACAACAGGCTGCACAGCAGGCGAAGCTAAAGGCCGAGCTGAAGCCGCCGTATGCGGACACGCCGGCGCTGCGTCAATTGTCGGAATACGCGCGTCCACATGTCGCCTTCAG TCCTGTTGAGCAGATGGTGCCTTATCATCATCCAATGGGCCCCATGTATAGCCGAGAGAG AGAATTGGAGGAGATTAAAAATGCACAAGCGGCTGCCGCGAGTCAATCGCGACTGGATCCACACTGGATGGAATACTACAGACG TGGCATACATCCCTCACAGTTTCCGCTGTACGCGAATCCGGCCATTTCACAAATGGAACGCGAGCGCCTGGGCATACCGCCGCCGCATCATGTTGGCATGGATCCGGGCGAGCATATG ATACGATTGACGAGAGAATATCATGCACACTCTCATACTCATTTACATTTGCCTTTGCATCCACAGCCGCAACCACCGGAGGCCGGTTTCCAACTGCCAC CGAATGTTGGGCAATATCCGCGCCCAAATATGCTTAT